The Impatiens glandulifera chromosome 3, dImpGla2.1, whole genome shotgun sequence genome contains a region encoding:
- the LOC124930619 gene encoding serine/threonine-protein kinase MHK-like has product MRQEGCVISDANSYLCTEDRCYASLPFCSSYLNVIPSPLVYSFIVLLLQDYISSLLMFFLQSLRRLNHPNIIKLKEIVRENNELFFVFEYMEYNLYQIMRDRQNPFSEKEIRDLMYQVLEGLAHMHKNGYFHRDLKPENLLVTNQIIKMADFGLAREVSSVPPFTEYVSTRWYRAPEVLLQSPLYTPSVDMWAVGAILAELFTLCPIFPGESEADQLYKICCVLGKPDWTTFPEARNVFLLANLCYSEVIFFSF; this is encoded by the exons atgcgtcaagaaGGATGCGTCATCTCGGATGCAAACTCTTACCTCTGTACAGAAGATAGATGTTATGCATCTTTACCTTTTTGCTCCTCTTATTTAAATGTCATTCCTTCCCCTCTTGTATATAGTTTCATAGTGTTACTTCTGCAGGATTATATTTCATCTCTCTTGATGTTCTTTTTGCAGTCACTTCGCAGATTGAATCATCCTAACATCATAAAGCTGAAGGAGATTGTCAGAGAGAACAATGAACTTTTCTTCGTATTTGAGTACATG GAGTATAATCTATATCAGATTATGCGAGACAGGCAAAATCCTTTTTCAGAGAAAGAAATTAGAGATCTCATGTATCAGGTTCTTGAAGGACTAGCTCATATGCATAAAAATGGGTATTTTCACCGTGATTTGAAACCAG AGAACCTGTTGGTTACCAATCAGATTATAAAAATGGCTGACTTTGGACTGGCTCGGGAAGTATCATCAGTGCCACCCTTTACTGAGTATGTCTCCACACGCTG GTACCGAGCGCCCGAAGTCTTGCTGCAATCCCCATTATATACTCCATCCGTTG ACATGTGGGCTGTTGGCGCAATACTAGCTGAACTATTCACTTTGTGTCCCATTTTCCCGGGAGAAAG TGAGGCAGATCAATTGTACAAGATTTGCTGTGTTCTGGGTAAGCCAGATTGGACTACATTTCCTGAAGCAAGGAACGTTTTTCTATTAGCTAATCTTTGTTATTCTGaggtaatatttttttccttttaa